ATGACTAATGACTACTTTTTAAGTGTCTGGTAAACCAGAATTTGGGTAGGATTAAGTTGTACACTACTAACTCCTTTTTGGGCAAACACATAGTCTTTGTTTTGCCATAAGGGAACGTAAGGTACATCAGTAGTTACTTGTGTTTGAATTTCTGCAAAAATTTTCTGACGCGCTTCGGGGTTTAGTTCTTTGCGTTGTTGATCAATCAGTTTATTGATGGCTTCGCTATAGTAGAACGAACCCTGAGTTTGACTGCCTCCATCTTCGCATCCTTTAGCCACAGAACCTTTGTCACAAGCTAAAAATGGCTGAACGTAATTATCTGGATCTAAAAAGTCTGGATACCAATCTAGTAAAGCTGCTGGATACAAACCCTTAGCAATGTCTTTAAAGAAGGCTGGCCCTTCGGCGGGAGTGACTTCAAATTGGAGTATTCCATCCATTTTGACATCCACAAGGGATTTGAGTGTCTGTGCTGCCAAACTACGAGTCGGTGAACTAGAAGGATACCAAACTTGCACTTTGGCGGGATTTTCCTTGGAGAAACCAGCGATAGTTAGTAATTTTTTAGCTTGATCAAAGTTAGCATCGCCATATTTATCTTTGAATAATGGCACAGAAACTTTAAATGTGGTGGGAATCATGCTATATAGCGGATCTGCTTGACCAAGTAACACTCGCTCGTTTAAAAGTGGACGGTCAATGATGGATGCGATCGCTTGTCTTACCTCTAATTTATCTAAAGGCTTTTGATTCCGGTTCAATACCAGATAACTTACTACACTACCTTCAGCTGCGATCGCTTGCCAATCTCCTTTTTTACCACCTTCTTCTAAACTGCGATTTTGATCTGGTTGCAGCGACAAATAAGCTACATCCACCGCGCCTGTACGAAAAGCATTAAATAAATTAACCGGACTAGTTTGAATTTGGAGGTTAACACCCTTGTTAGCTGGTTTTTCTCCCCAATATTTATCAAACACATCAAATCGGATGGAATCAGTACCATACTGCGCTAATTTGTAAGGGCCGGTTCCCACAAAAATATTCGGCTTGAATTTACCAGCACCGAGTTCGTAAGCTTTTGGTGAAACTGCACACACCCCAGGAAATGCCAACAGTGAGGGAAACGCTGCAAAGGGCTTTTTCAGCTTAATTGTCAACTCATAGTCGCTTGTCGGTTTGATCGAATCTACTATATCAGCTAGTAAGAATGAGGGTTTTCCTTTATTTTGAATAAAGCGGTTGATGGTAAAGGCCATTGCTTGAGCGTTAAAGGGAGTCCCATCGTGAAAAACGACTCCCTGACGTAAGGGGATGGTATAAGTTAAACCGTCTTGACTGACTTTCGGTAATGCTGTAGCTAGCTGTGGCTTAATTTCGGTGCTTCCTGGTTCGTAGTTGTAGAGGCGATCGCTCATATTAAACACCAAGCCTAAAGATGCTAACTCATAAGCATCAGCCGGATCAAGGGTTCTGGGCTTGGCTGTTGTACCGATAGTAATCCGACCATCACCTGTAGGGGTATTTACAGAACCAGATGGCGGCGTAGTTTGCTGCGAACGAGGAGCGCAACTAACAACTAAAAATAAACATAGACAAAACAAAGATAGGAATTGTGTAATCCGACCCCACCGTTTCACGGACAAGGAAAACCAGGACATAGCAATAATATATTTGATATCAGCGGTCAGTAATCTTACTACATTTGTGACTATTGTGCTAAATCTTCATAAATATAGAAGATAGTGGTTCTTTTTGGATGCAGCACGCGCTTTAGTGAGCAATATCTACGCCTAAGGTTAAGTTTATTGCTACTGTGACGATACATACCAAGGGCTACACTTACACACTATATTTATTCGTTACAAAAATACATTCATAAAATACATTAGATTGGTTTCTTGCGTAATGAAAAATTTTTATTTAATTAAGATTTTCAAGATTGGCTGAATTTGTCGTAGATTCATAATTACGAGGAACTTAAGCTTTGACCTGAGCCTAAGTACTGTATGTAAAGACTTTGCCTGTTGCTGTTTGGGCACAGATACCGATAAAGCGTTTTATCGTTAAGCGCGGCTGTATTGTGAAAAATAAGAGTGTTTGAACATCAGCGACTAAAGCGATCGCGATATCGTTAACAGCAGATTGAAAGTCGAAATAGTGAGACTAAGACCGTGAAGTATTTCTTTCTATCTGAGGGATGGGCAGTTGCTAGAGTTTGGGCATCTGATGGACTCTGGCAAATAACTGCATGGCGACGCCAACCAGATATTCAGCGAATGAATATTTGTTTAGTCGAAGAAAATGAATTGCTCTGGCTTTATCGAGTTGAAGAAGCCGTTTTAACCGTAGAAGTGAAGCCAACAACACCAGTAATTGGCAGTCAGACCATCGGTCAAGTAGTACTCAAGCGCCTGATGAGCGCCGAACAGGTAATCGAACGCCTGGGTACAGCTGAGGCGAAGTGTCAACTGCAAAATATCCAGTTGGTAGTTCAGTAAATATGGGGCATGGGGCATGAGGCATGGAGCATTGGTTATTAATTATTCTTTCCCTGCTCCCTGCTCCCCTGCCTCCCCTTCTCCCCACTCCCCACATCAAGAAAAGATAAGCAAATTTCATCCCCAACGGGTATTGGTAGCGAAAAAACTTTGAGATGCTACGCGATCGCATCAATTTACACGCTTGCAAACAATTCCATCAATAGTTACACTTTTTAAAACATTCTCATTTTTGCTTGGCGATGGCTACCCTACATAGGTAAACCTCCCGAAGCGAGTAAGCATTGCCAAAGCACCCACGGTGTATGACTTTTTAAGACTAAACTGTGGTAATACTCTGGCTCTGGCAATAACAAAAAACAAGAGAGAGTTTTATGAGTGGCGTTTTTCGTCTCTCATAACCTCAGTAAGAAAATTGCTTTGTAAACTAACTCATCGAGGAGGAGCGTAGTCGATGGGACTACCCTGGTACCGAGTACATACAGTCGTTCTGAATGATCCAGGGCGACTGATTTCTGTACACCTAATGCACACAGCCTTAGTAGCAGGCTGGGCTGGTTCGATGGCACTCTACGAACTAGCTGTTTTTGATCCTAGCGATCCGATTCTCAACCCGATGTGGCGTCAAGGGATGTTCGTTTTGCCCTTCATGTCACGTTTGGGCGTTACTCAATCTTGGGGTGGTTGGAATGTTACTGGTGGCCCATCAACTGATCCTGGCTTCTGGTCATTTGAAGGCGTTGCTGCCGCTCACATTGTTCTTTCCGGTCTGCTATTCCTAGCTGCCGTATGGCACTGGGTTTACTGGGATTTGGAACTCTTTAGAGATCCCCGCACTGGTGAACCCGCCTTAGACTTGCCAAAGATGTTTGGCATTCACCTGTTCTTATCTGGTCTACTTTGTTTTGGATTTGGTGCTTTTCACGTCACCGGACTATTTGGGCCGGGGATATGGGTTTCTGACGCCTATGGTATAACTGGCGCTGCCCAGGCAGTAGCACCAGAATGGGGGCCAGATGGCTTTAACCCCTATAACCCTGGTGGCATTGCGGCTCACCATATTGCCGCTGGTGTTGTTGGTATTATTGCAGGCTTATTCCACCTCACAGTTAGACCCCCCGAACGGCTCTACAAAGCCCTGCGGATGGGGAACATTGAAACAGTACTTTCTAGCAGTATTGCAGCAGTCTTTTTCGCTGCTTTCGTTGTTGCTGGTACTATGTGGTACGGTAACGCCGCCACACCCATCGAATTGTTTGGCCCTACCCGCTATCAATGGGATCAAGGCTACTTCCGTCAAGAAATTCAGCGCCGCGTCCAAACAGGCGTTGCTCAAGGTGCAACCCTTGACCAAGCTTGGTCGCAGATTCCCGAAAAACTGGCTTTCTACGATTACGTCGGTAATAGCCCCGCGAAAGGCGGTCTATTCCGTACAGGGCCGATGGTGAAGGGTGATGGTATTGCCCAATCTTGGCAAGGTCACGCCGTATTCAAAGATTCTGAAGGACGGGAATTGACCGTGCGTCGTCTCCCCAACTTCTTTGAAACCTTCCCAGTAATTTTGACCGATGCAGATGGAATTGTCCGCGCTGACATTCCCTTCCGTCGGGCAGAATCTAAGTATAGCTTCGAGCAATCTGGTGTCACCGTTAGTTTCTACGGCGGCAATCTGAATGGTAAGACCTTTACAGAACCAGCTGATGTGAAGAAGTATGCCCGTAAGGCTCAAGGTGGTGAAATCTTTGAATTTGACCGAGAAACCTTGAACTCTGATGGTGTATTCCGCACCAGTCCTAGAGGTTGGTTTACCTTTGGACACGCCGTATTTGCTCTGCTGTTCTTCTTTGGTCATCTCTGGCATGGTTCTCGGACAATCTACCGAGACGTATTTGCCGGTGTTGATGCGGATCTAGAAGAGCAAGTTGAGTGGGGTCTATTCCAGAAAGTGGGTGACAAGTCAACCCGCCGAAAAGAAGCCCTTTAATTTCAGTGCTGAGTAAAGAAGTGCTGAGTTATGAGTTAAGGCTCTGACTCAGCACTCCGGTGACTCAGCATTAAAAACTTGAACTAATGGCTGGATAAAGAGGAAATCGTAATATGGAAAGCGTTGCGTACATCTTGATTTTTACTCTGTGTATAGGTACTCTCTTTTTTGCGATCGCATTTCGCGAACCCCCTCGCTTTGAGAAACCAAAAGATAAGTAGATCCTATTCCCAGATCAAGCAGATATAACGTTAATATCCGTTGCTACCATACTTAGTAGCAACGGATATTATTTTTTATCTCAATACAGTTCAGATAGAGCAACAAAACACTTGTAGAGACGGCGATTTATCGCCTCTAGAAAACCTCAATACAAAAAAAAAGTGACTCTGAATTTCAGAGTCACCTGTAATATTTATTCTGAAACAGTCTAAATTTTTCCCATCAATTGAGAATTTAGACCTGTGAAAGCTTACTTCTCGGCTTCAGCAATGGGAACCCATTCAGTATGGAAAGTCCCAGGCTTATCGAGACGTAGGTAAGTATGTGCGCCGAAGTAGTCACGTTGTGCTTGAGTTAAGTTTTGAGGCAAGCGATCGCGGCGATAGCTGTCAAAATAATCCAAGGAGGCGCTAAATGCGGGTACTGGAATTCCCACTGTTGCAGCGGTTGCAATCACTTCCCGCCAAGCTGTCTGTCTGTCAAGAATTGTCTGCTTAAATTCGGGAGCTAACAACAGGTTAGGTAATGCTGGATTTTCGCTAAAAGCCTTCTTAATTTTATTCAAAAAGCGAGCGCGAATAATACAACCACCTTTCCAAATCCGCGCCATTTCGCCCAGATTCAAATTCCAGTTATATGTTTTGGAAGCTGTGGATAGCAGCGCCATCCCTTGAGCATAAGAACAGATTTTTGAGCAATAGAGAGCATCGCGTACTTTATTGATAAAGTCCTTGGTTTGCCCGTCATACTTGACAGTGGGGCCTGTGAGGACTTTCGATGCTGCTACCCGCTCCTCTTTAATCGAAGAGATAATCCGGGCATTAACTGCTGCTGTAATTGTGGGAATAGAGACTCCTAATTCCAACGCAGTTTGTACAGTCCAGCGTCCAGTTCCCTTTTGACCTGCTGCGTCAACAATCAAATCCACCAGGGGTAGATTTGTGTCTGGATCAATATATGGGAAGATATTCTTCGTAATCTCAATCAAAAATGAATCGAGTTCATCGGTGGTGTTCCATTCAGCAAACACATCATGTAGCTGACTAGGATTTAACCCAGCGACATTTTTCAGCAAGTCGTAGGCTTCAGCAATTAGCTGCATATCACCGTACTCAATGCCGTTGTGTACCATTTTTACATAGTGGCCAGAACCACCAGGGCCAATGTAGGTTACACAAGGGCCATCATCGACTTGGGCAGCAATTTTGTTGAAAATTGGTGATAGAAACTCGTAAGAGCTTGTTGTACCTCCAGGCATCAGAGATGGGCCATTCAACGCCCCTTCTTCACCGCCACTGACACCCATACCAAGATACCGAAGCCCAGTAGGTTCTAATTCCTGAGTGCGGCGTTCCGTATCTTCAAACCAAGAGTTGCCACCGTCGATAATGATATCGCCTTCTTCTAACAAGGGTTTGAGTTGAGCAATCACCGCATCCACTGGCTTACCAGCTTGCACCATTACTAGAATTTTGCGGGGACGTTCCAATAAAGCAACGAATTCTTCTAGAGTAAAGGCGGCTTTGACGTTCCGTCCTGTAGCACGCTGCGCCATAAACGCATCCGTTTTTTCGCGGGAGCGGTTGTAAACTGCAATTGGGAAGCCATTGCGCTCCACGTTGAGAGCGATGTTCTCACCCATAACGGCTAATCCAATCACACCAAAGCTTTGTAGTGTCATAAAAAATTTCTGGCTAACTCTTGCAGATCCTTTACCTATAAGGGTAGTCCGATATTTTCCGTTCTCCCCTAAAGAAGACCTTAAGACTTGATATAAATGACAAAAATCCACAACTAACATGGATAATTAATTTTAAATTGTATCTAAATCAACAATTGACTGGCAAAATTTGCAAAATTGTTAGTTGAGGGACTGGGGATTGGGGACTGGGGACTGGGCATTAGGAAGGAATTTAATTCACTAAATTAGTTTTTCTTCCTAATACCTAATACCCAGTACCCGATCCCCAGTACCCGATCCCCAGTCCCCAATCTCTAGTCAAAGGAGTAACCAAATAATGCTGGCATTTGTCCTAGCTTTGGTGGTCGGTCTTGGTAGTTTAGCCATTTACATAGCAGCTTTCTTTTTTCCAGAAATCCACCGTAAGAATGACTTTATTTGGAGTGGCGTAGGATTGTTCTACGCTTTAGTCTTATGGGTGTTTGCACCACGCATTACTGGAGGCTTGTTGCTGGGTCATGTGGCTAGTGTGGCTCTTTTGGTCTGGTTTGGCTGGCAAACTCTATCATTACGTCGGCAATTGACCCCACAGGCACAACAAACCCAAGTACCCAGTGCTGAGACGGTAAAAACTGGCATTCAAGAACAGGTGAATAAGTTGTCCCTTCAGGAACGGCTGGGCCAGTTGCAAAAAGGTCTGGGTAGCAC
This Nostoc sp. C052 DNA region includes the following protein-coding sequences:
- a CDS encoding ABC transporter substrate-binding protein, with the translated sequence MSWFSLSVKRWGRITQFLSLFCLCLFLVVSCAPRSQQTTPPSGSVNTPTGDGRITIGTTAKPRTLDPADAYELASLGLVFNMSDRLYNYEPGSTEIKPQLATALPKVSQDGLTYTIPLRQGVVFHDGTPFNAQAMAFTINRFIQNKGKPSFLLADIVDSIKPTSDYELTIKLKKPFAAFPSLLAFPGVCAVSPKAYELGAGKFKPNIFVGTGPYKLAQYGTDSIRFDVFDKYWGEKPANKGVNLQIQTSPVNLFNAFRTGAVDVAYLSLQPDQNRSLEEGGKKGDWQAIAAEGSVVSYLVLNRNQKPLDKLEVRQAIASIIDRPLLNERVLLGQADPLYSMIPTTFKVSVPLFKDKYGDANFDQAKKLLTIAGFSKENPAKVQVWYPSSSPTRSLAAQTLKSLVDVKMDGILQFEVTPAEGPAFFKDIAKGLYPAALLDWYPDFLDPDNYVQPFLACDKGSVAKGCEDGGSQTQGSFYYSEAINKLIDQQRKELNPEARQKIFAEIQTQVTTDVPYVPLWQNKDYVFAQKGVSSVQLNPTQILVYQTLKK
- the psbB gene encoding photosystem II chlorophyll-binding protein CP47, coding for MGLPWYRVHTVVLNDPGRLISVHLMHTALVAGWAGSMALYELAVFDPSDPILNPMWRQGMFVLPFMSRLGVTQSWGGWNVTGGPSTDPGFWSFEGVAAAHIVLSGLLFLAAVWHWVYWDLELFRDPRTGEPALDLPKMFGIHLFLSGLLCFGFGAFHVTGLFGPGIWVSDAYGITGAAQAVAPEWGPDGFNPYNPGGIAAHHIAAGVVGIIAGLFHLTVRPPERLYKALRMGNIETVLSSSIAAVFFAAFVVAGTMWYGNAATPIELFGPTRYQWDQGYFRQEIQRRVQTGVAQGATLDQAWSQIPEKLAFYDYVGNSPAKGGLFRTGPMVKGDGIAQSWQGHAVFKDSEGRELTVRRLPNFFETFPVILTDADGIVRADIPFRRAESKYSFEQSGVTVSFYGGNLNGKTFTEPADVKKYARKAQGGEIFEFDRETLNSDGVFRTSPRGWFTFGHAVFALLFFFGHLWHGSRTIYRDVFAGVDADLEEQVEWGLFQKVGDKSTRRKEAL
- a CDS encoding photosystem II reaction center protein T, producing the protein MESVAYILIFTLCIGTLFFAIAFREPPRFEKPKDK
- the gndA gene encoding NADP-dependent phosphogluconate dehydrogenase, whose protein sequence is MTLQSFGVIGLAVMGENIALNVERNGFPIAVYNRSREKTDAFMAQRATGRNVKAAFTLEEFVALLERPRKILVMVQAGKPVDAVIAQLKPLLEEGDIIIDGGNSWFEDTERRTQELEPTGLRYLGMGVSGGEEGALNGPSLMPGGTTSSYEFLSPIFNKIAAQVDDGPCVTYIGPGGSGHYVKMVHNGIEYGDMQLIAEAYDLLKNVAGLNPSQLHDVFAEWNTTDELDSFLIEITKNIFPYIDPDTNLPLVDLIVDAAGQKGTGRWTVQTALELGVSIPTITAAVNARIISSIKEERVAASKVLTGPTVKYDGQTKDFINKVRDALYCSKICSYAQGMALLSTASKTYNWNLNLGEMARIWKGGCIIRARFLNKIKKAFSENPALPNLLLAPEFKQTILDRQTAWREVIATAATVGIPVPAFSASLDYFDSYRRDRLPQNLTQAQRDYFGAHTYLRLDKPGTFHTEWVPIAEAEK
- a CDS encoding Ycf66 family protein; the encoded protein is MLAFVLALVVGLGSLAIYIAAFFFPEIHRKNDFIWSGVGLFYALVLWVFAPRITGGLLLGHVASVALLVWFGWQTLSLRRQLTPQAQQTQVPSAETVKTGIQEQVNKLSLQERLGQLQKGLGSTFSGAKDKVQQTVSKKTPTTPKPEDITSVLSEKPAIEIIDKTIVIPEPAAEETVTTDTEAKTEIVPEAIPPHPPSPELVEAAQPDFEIEDKQPIPVEDVVLDALLAPPAETPPEQIPPNQGS